Proteins encoded in a region of the Rutidosis leptorrhynchoides isolate AG116_Rl617_1_P2 chromosome 9, CSIRO_AGI_Rlap_v1, whole genome shotgun sequence genome:
- the LOC139868977 gene encoding uncharacterized protein: MKLLSINLWGSKKRKKRVWVKEICYGHNIQFLGIQESKMSKLELFRIKSLWGSYAFDYALKGKWTFSDVDFFMINIYGPQITVAKGELWDSLLAFIQENNGAFVLFGDMNEVWVEEERFGSIFNLVEANNFNSFIGDAGLVDLPLNGRSFTWVNKPASKMNRIDRVLVSHNVLECLPELKMESLPRGHSDHWPILLHNIKMDYGPFPFKFFQSWVKLEGFDELVKCTVESQEYKDQVEFNDKLKVLKNAIKPWVQNKRNSMKSRSKSATYRLHVIESKIDQHTVRKPD; the protein is encoded by the exons ATGAAGCTTTTATCGATTAATCTTTGGGGAAGTAAAAAAAGGAAAAAGCGAGTTTGGGTGAAAGAAATATGTTACGGTCATAACATTCAATTTTTAGGCATTCAAGAATCTAAAATGTCTAAACTTGAATTGTTTCGTATTAAATCTTTATGGGGGAGTTATGCATTTGATTATGCAT TAAAAGGGAAGTGGACGTTTTCGGATGTTGATTTTTTTATGATTAACATATATGGTCCACAAATTACGGTTGCAAAAGGAGAATTATGGGATAGTTTGCTGGCGTTTATCCAAGAAAATAATGGTGCGTTTGTTCTTTTCGGGGATATGAACGAAGTTTGGGTTGAAGAGGAACGATTTGGTTCTATTTTTAATTTGGTCGAGGCTAATAATTTTAATTCCTTTATTGGCGATGCGGGACTAGTCGATCTTCCATTAAATGGACGAAGTTTTACTTGGGTGAATAAGCCGGCGTCTAAGATGAATCGTATTGATAGGGTACTTGTGAGTCACAATGTTTTGGAGTGTCTTCCGGAGTTAAAAATGGAGTCCTTGCCGCGTGGACATTCGGATCATTGGCCTATTTTACTTCACAACATTAAAATGGACTACggtccatttccattcaaattcttTCAATCATGGGTGAAACTAGAGGGATTTGATGAACTTGTTAAATGTACAGTGGAGTCACAAGAATATAAGGATCAAGTGGAGTTCAATGATAAACTCAAGGTTCTCAAAAATGCTATAAAACCATGGGTTCAAAATAAAAGAAATAGCATGAAGTCTAGATCAAAAAGCGCAACTTATAGGTTGCATGTCATCGAGTCAAAAATTGATCAACATACTGTTAGGAAACCCGATTAG